CACTTCGACGACGACGGCCTGCTGTTCATCGACGGCCGCGACGACGAGATGATCGTCTCCGGCGGCGAGAACGTGTTCCCGATCGAGGTGGAGAACCTCCTGGTGGAGCGGGAAGACGTGCTGGAGGCGGCGGTGATCGGTGTCGAGGACGCGGAGTTCGGGCAGCGGCTCAAGGCGTTCATCGTGCGCACCGAGGACTCGAAGCTCGACGTCGAGGGCGTCCGCGACTACGTCAAGGCGAACCTGGCGCGCTACAAGGTGCCGCGGGACGTCGAGTTCCTGGACGAGCTGCCGCGCAACGCGACCGGGAAGGTGCTCCGGAACAAGCTGTCATGAGCCGCGCTGGACGTTGACGATCTGCCAGCGCCCGCCGCGCCGCGCCGCCACCACCGTGCAGCCGGCGCCGTCGCGGTGACCGGTCGCGACGCCGACCGACGACGTCACCCGCAGGTCCGTCCACCGGAACGCGCCCGCGGGGGCCCGGCCGGGCCAGGCGTCCCGGTCGAGGACGCGGCCGTCCGGGCCGTCGCCGCGGAAGTCGGCGGCCAGCAGCGGCTCCCACGCGGGCGCGTCGCCGCGCGCCTCGGCGTCCCGCCAGCGCGTCAGCAGCTCTTCGAACGTCTCCACAGCGTCGAAGGTCGCAGCCGCGGCGCGCCGGGACATCTGCCACCTGGCCGAGATCCGCTGGCAGACTGGCCGGGCCATGACCGAGACGAACCTCCTCCCCGCCGGCACGGTCACGATCCTGTGCGCCGGTGACGCGCCCCCGGCCGTCTTCGCGACGCCCGAAGAAGCGCTCGCGACCCTGGCCGGCGGACCCGCCGCCCTCCACACCGGCGAAGCGCTGGTCCGCGACGACGGCACGCCCACCGGGCCCGCCGTCCGGCGCTGCGAACAGCTGCGGGAGCTGGCTGCCGACGGCCGGACGCTGATCTCGGCACCGGTCGCCGCGGG
This genomic window from Amycolatopsis mongoliensis contains:
- a CDS encoding nuclear transport factor 2 family protein, giving the protein MARPVCQRISARWQMSRRAAAATFDAVETFEELLTRWRDAEARGDAPAWEPLLAADFRGDGPDGRVLDRDAWPGRAPAGAFRWTDLRVTSSVGVATGHRDGAGCTVVAARRGGRWQIVNVQRGS